In the Candidatus Krumholzibacteriia bacterium genome, one interval contains:
- a CDS encoding DUF4920 domain-containing protein yields MRGRNSILVFCVGSFLLWGCQKAAEQQPAPGNAPAATAEAPAASAAADEQTALHKADPVGNYGAGIVLQQTTSISSILAEPAQYEGKIVQVAGTVSAVCASRGCWLELANGDAALRVKVTDGEIVFPLSAKGHQAVVEGVVEKIEMSEEQHRAWKQHDAEERGVAFDPAAVSGPYTMWRLAGLGARIEG; encoded by the coding sequence ATGAGAGGCCGCAATTCGATCCTCGTCTTCTGCGTCGGTTCGTTCCTGCTCTGGGGCTGCCAGAAGGCAGCGGAACAGCAACCGGCGCCGGGAAACGCGCCCGCTGCTACTGCGGAGGCACCGGCGGCGAGCGCTGCTGCCGACGAACAGACTGCCCTGCACAAGGCCGACCCGGTGGGGAACTACGGCGCCGGGATCGTGCTGCAACAGACCACCAGCATCAGTTCGATCCTGGCCGAGCCGGCGCAGTACGAGGGCAAGATCGTCCAGGTGGCGGGCACGGTGAGCGCGGTCTGCGCCAGCCGCGGCTGCTGGCTGGAGCTCGCCAACGGCGACGCCGCCCTGCGCGTCAAGGTGACCGACGGCGAGATCGTCTTCCCCTTGAGCGCGAAGGGACATCAGGCCGTGGTGGAGGGCGTGGTGGAGAAGATCGAGATGAGCGAAGAGCAGCACCGCGCCTGGAAGCAGCACGACGCCGAAGAACGTGGCGTCGCTTTCGATCCCGCCGCCGTCTCCGGGCCCTACACGATGTGGCGTCTTGCCGGGCTTGGCGCCCGCATCGAGGGCTGA